In the Rubripirellula tenax genome, one interval contains:
- the xerC gene encoding tyrosine recombinase XerC, with amino-acid sequence MRRAIARFLTYLASERNASDLTIKAYREDLFGLVDWLELNHGRIPAPSELSPHDLRAYQAALQQADYARSTISRKLASLRSFYKFAMREGIAKINPAKPLRNPRRQRKLPHVLTNDEVGRLLLTPPAGDAAGLRDRAILETMYSAGLRVSELVGLQDGDFDFDEQIVRVRGKGRKERIAPLGSFAIKAIQRYQPSRIRDPKTESLGRQAPVFVNRFGNILTTRSVGRMLEKYIGIAQLDSRTSPHTLRHSFATHLLDRGADIRSVQELLGHKSLATTQIYTHVSATNLRQVYERAHPRANI; translated from the coding sequence ATGCGGAGGGCGATCGCGAGGTTCTTGACGTACTTGGCGTCCGAACGAAACGCTTCGGATTTGACCATCAAGGCCTACCGCGAGGATCTTTTCGGGCTGGTCGATTGGTTGGAATTGAACCACGGCCGAATCCCGGCGCCCAGCGAGTTGTCGCCTCATGATTTGCGAGCCTATCAAGCGGCGTTGCAACAAGCTGATTACGCTCGATCGACGATCTCAAGAAAATTGGCATCGCTGCGTAGCTTCTATAAGTTCGCCATGCGAGAAGGCATCGCGAAAATCAATCCGGCCAAGCCGTTGCGCAATCCGCGACGACAACGCAAGCTGCCCCACGTTCTAACCAACGACGAAGTCGGACGGTTGTTGTTAACGCCGCCCGCTGGTGACGCCGCAGGCCTGCGCGACCGCGCGATCCTGGAAACGATGTACTCGGCCGGGCTTCGGGTCAGCGAACTTGTCGGACTTCAAGACGGCGACTTCGACTTCGATGAACAGATCGTTCGCGTCCGCGGCAAAGGTCGCAAAGAACGGATTGCCCCGCTGGGCTCGTTCGCAATCAAGGCGATACAGCGATACCAGCCGTCTCGCATCCGCGATCCCAAGACGGAATCGCTCGGTCGCCAAGCACCGGTTTTCGTCAATCGCTTCGGCAACATCCTGACCACTCGCAGCGTCGGTCGAATGTTGGAAAAGTACATCGGCATCGCGCAGCTGGATTCACGCACCAGTCCACACACACTGCGACACAGCTTCGCGACTCACCTGTTGGACCGCGGCGCCGACATCCGCAGTGTCCAAGAATTGCTTGGTCACAAAAGCTTGGCGACCACGCAAATCTACACGCACGTCAGCGCAACGAACCTGCGCCAGGTCTACGAACGTGCTCACCCGCGCGCCAACATCTGA
- a CDS encoding DUF1559 family PulG-like putative transporter, which produces MTVPPSGYSQDTALPDVVGPDHVPDDAIAMAVASPSELIKNPALELFPVEVFRVQVEEQVGFDPADIESVRFVAGMSANGEPQFGGVFTHQGEVNVDLLASTLGSNGEESEQGALRLRSIEGPPGTVLCNVSPTMIYIGMRDYLAPMLAAKNGKGPLPLLASTIPARPGLNAAIAMESIRPMVSGAAMGQAHLMAPSLQPLAEIPRLTDAIKIYANLDGASGTLELTFLGTDVDAAVRIESILNESLVAARELAIAEVGRSLTTSGESDAMRDAIDSYAARVTKTVIETLAPHRDGVQVTLRIDSPVGIGSAGMIAGLLMPAIQSARVTAGRMSTANNFKRVGLALHNYHSAYRELPRSAIADEDGKPLLSWRVAILPFIEEQELYQKFHLDEPWDSEHNLPLSKKLPAAFETPGTQLRAGETVIQAVVGKDIGMRPIESTKFRDFLDGLSNSILCVEVRPEAAVPWSKPADAEFDLEDPLANLKGTPDDGFHVLIGDGAVSFLNDKIEPGLFKALLTRAGKEIIQEVLP; this is translated from the coding sequence ATGACCGTTCCGCCGAGCGGATATTCGCAGGATACGGCGTTGCCGGATGTTGTTGGGCCCGACCACGTTCCTGATGATGCAATCGCGATGGCTGTCGCTTCGCCGAGCGAGTTGATCAAGAATCCGGCGCTCGAATTGTTTCCGGTCGAAGTATTTCGCGTCCAAGTCGAAGAGCAAGTCGGGTTCGACCCCGCCGACATCGAATCGGTCCGTTTCGTCGCCGGTATGTCCGCGAACGGCGAACCGCAATTCGGCGGCGTTTTCACTCACCAGGGTGAAGTCAACGTGGACTTGCTGGCCAGCACCTTGGGCAGCAACGGTGAAGAATCAGAACAAGGAGCACTCCGTTTACGTTCGATCGAAGGCCCACCCGGAACGGTTCTTTGCAACGTATCACCGACGATGATCTACATCGGCATGCGTGACTATCTTGCGCCGATGCTTGCCGCCAAAAACGGCAAGGGCCCGTTGCCTCTTCTGGCTTCGACGATCCCGGCCCGTCCTGGACTCAACGCGGCGATCGCGATGGAGTCGATTCGACCGATGGTCAGCGGCGCGGCGATGGGACAGGCGCACTTGATGGCGCCGTCATTGCAACCGTTGGCCGAAATCCCCAGGTTGACCGACGCGATCAAGATCTATGCAAATTTGGACGGCGCATCAGGGACTCTGGAACTCACTTTCTTGGGCACCGACGTTGACGCGGCAGTTCGGATCGAATCGATCTTGAATGAGTCCTTGGTTGCGGCACGTGAGTTAGCGATCGCCGAAGTCGGCCGCAGTTTGACCACATCAGGTGAATCCGATGCGATGCGCGATGCGATCGACTCTTACGCGGCGCGGGTGACGAAAACGGTGATCGAAACTCTAGCGCCCCACCGCGACGGCGTTCAAGTGACGCTGCGAATCGATTCACCCGTCGGCATCGGCAGTGCCGGTATGATCGCGGGCCTACTGATGCCGGCCATTCAATCGGCTCGTGTGACGGCCGGTCGCATGAGCACGGCGAACAATTTCAAACGAGTCGGACTAGCGCTTCACAACTATCACTCCGCCTACCGAGAATTGCCGCGTTCGGCGATCGCCGACGAGGACGGCAAACCACTTTTGAGTTGGCGCGTTGCGATCTTGCCCTTCATCGAAGAACAAGAGCTGTATCAAAAGTTTCATTTGGATGAACCTTGGGACAGCGAACACAACCTGCCGCTGTCGAAAAAGTTGCCGGCCGCTTTCGAGACGCCGGGAACTCAGCTTCGTGCTGGCGAGACGGTGATCCAGGCCGTTGTCGGGAAGGACATCGGAATGCGTCCGATCGAGTCGACGAAGTTTCGAGACTTCTTGGATGGGCTCAGCAATTCGATTCTCTGTGTCGAAGTACGTCCCGAGGCGGCGGTTCCCTGGTCAAAGCCCGCCGACGCCGAATTTGATCTGGAAGATCCCTTGGCGAATTTGAAAGGGACACCGGACGACGGTTTCCATGTCTTGATCGGTGACGGCGCTGTTTCATTCTTGAATGACAAGATCGAACCGGGGCTGTTCAAAGCTCTTCTGACCCGCGCGGGGAAAGAGATAATCCAAGAGGTGTTGCCGTAA
- a CDS encoding Gfo/Idh/MocA family protein, which translates to MPKLNRRHFSSVAASALAVAATSRQTYAQNANDQNANDQAPNDQAPNDQAPGPNEQIEVCIVGVNSRGMEHVRGFNKDPRTTIRAIVDVDREVGQKRAEKILEVQGKKPEVFVDVREALESGTFDVLSCATPNHWHALCGIWAMQAGKDVYIEKPISHNIHEGRALVAASAKYGRIFQTGTQCRSSTACADAAKFIADGGIGECNFARGLCYKRRKSIGALGDYPVPSNVDFELWSGPAPYTDPKVTRKSFHYDWHWQRHYGNGDLGNQGPHQTDVARWGLGVNRHPESIISYGCRLGYDIERKDPDYVDAGDTANTEVSIYDYGDKCLVFETRGLDVTESAGPEVDAMFGKGGGNKIGVIFYGSEGYVAQVSYDRCIVFDKDMKPTKEFKARNVGDAHFANFIDAVQSRDAASINADALTGHLSAAVSHLGNISYYLGEDNHSSVDEIKKVVSGIKSLDNNIETLEQTIAHLESNGVDLNKTPLSLGPKLNFDPEKETFVDNTAADALLTRVYREGFEVPSADKV; encoded by the coding sequence ATGCCAAAACTCAATCGTCGCCACTTTTCATCGGTTGCTGCGTCCGCGCTCGCCGTCGCCGCGACCTCACGCCAGACATACGCCCAGAACGCCAATGACCAGAACGCCAATGACCAGGCCCCAAATGACCAGGCCCCAAATGACCAAGCCCCCGGCCCCAATGAACAGATCGAAGTCTGCATCGTCGGCGTTAATAGCCGCGGGATGGAGCACGTTCGAGGGTTCAACAAGGATCCGCGAACAACCATTCGCGCGATCGTTGACGTCGACCGCGAAGTCGGTCAGAAACGAGCCGAGAAGATCCTAGAAGTCCAAGGCAAAAAACCAGAAGTCTTTGTCGATGTGCGCGAGGCTCTTGAATCGGGAACCTTCGATGTATTGTCTTGCGCCACGCCGAATCACTGGCATGCCTTGTGCGGTATTTGGGCGATGCAAGCCGGCAAAGACGTCTACATCGAAAAACCGATCAGCCACAACATCCACGAGGGCCGCGCGTTGGTCGCGGCCTCGGCAAAGTACGGCCGAATTTTCCAAACGGGAACCCAGTGCCGAAGCAGCACCGCCTGCGCCGATGCCGCCAAGTTCATTGCCGATGGCGGAATCGGTGAATGCAACTTTGCTCGCGGCCTGTGTTACAAACGCCGCAAGTCGATCGGAGCCCTGGGGGACTATCCGGTGCCGTCAAACGTGGACTTCGAATTGTGGTCGGGACCGGCACCGTACACCGATCCAAAAGTGACTCGGAAGAGTTTCCACTACGACTGGCACTGGCAACGTCACTACGGAAACGGCGACTTGGGCAACCAAGGCCCTCATCAAACCGACGTCGCCCGCTGGGGATTGGGTGTGAATCGTCACCCCGAATCCATTATCAGCTACGGGTGCCGACTCGGTTACGACATCGAACGCAAGGACCCCGATTACGTCGATGCAGGCGACACGGCCAATACGGAAGTCTCAATTTACGATTACGGCGACAAGTGCTTGGTCTTCGAGACCCGAGGCTTGGATGTTACCGAATCCGCCGGCCCCGAAGTCGACGCGATGTTCGGCAAGGGTGGCGGCAACAAGATCGGCGTCATTTTCTACGGAAGCGAAGGATACGTGGCTCAAGTCTCCTACGATCGCTGCATCGTGTTTGACAAGGACATGAAACCAACGAAAGAGTTCAAGGCAAGGAACGTCGGCGACGCCCACTTCGCGAACTTCATCGACGCTGTTCAGTCACGTGACGCCGCGTCGATCAACGCCGACGCATTGACGGGCCACTTGTCCGCAGCGGTCAGTCACCTGGGCAACATTTCGTACTACCTGGGCGAAGACAACCATTCATCGGTCGACGAAATCAAGAAGGTCGTTTCGGGGATCAAGAGTCTCGACAACAACATCGAAACGCTTGAGCAAACGATCGCGCACCTGGAATCCAACGGCGTCGACTTGAACAAGACTCCGTTGTCGCTAGGGCCAAAACTGAACTTCGATCCCGAAAAAGAAACGTTCGTCGACAACACAGCCGCCGACGCATTGCTGACGCGGGTCTATCGCGAAGGTTTCGAAGTCCCCTCGGCCGACAAGGTCTAA
- a CDS encoding arylsulfatase, producing the protein MSQFHAKFTHLSRMALIPFIACIAFFLQACLATPVQAASNDCPNIVLILADDLGFSDLGCYGGEIDTPNLDRLAARGVRFTQFYNTSRCWPTRAAMLTGYYAQQVRRDVLPGVKGRGQGDRPHWAPLLPEILASAGYRSHHSGKWHIDGEPIESGFERTYYLRDLGRLFRPRTHSIDGDAIAPVTSDDDYYATSFIADRTIEFLQDHQAKFADQPFLSYVAFSVPHFPLQASPADIAKYKGRYDRGWDVMREERFAKLKRELKIPASLSPLESDIGPPYHFDNVRETFGDKEIEREIAWDELTTEQQEFQSMKMEIHAAMVDRMDHEIGRILEQVDAMGATDNTMVIFLSDNGASAELMVRGDGHDPQAANGSAETHLCLGPGFSRAANTPFRRHKTWVHEGGSATPLIVSWPANILDGGGLRDQVGHVIDLVPTIVEAATGKAPQSVTDDAPPLPGKSLLPAMTGNQDIQRDYLWWLHDGHRALRVGDFKIVSSEGHPWELYDLSLDRSECSDLAADQPGRLAAMIETWQRHADETAKVVSAINSTSKSGK; encoded by the coding sequence GTGTCCCAATTCCATGCCAAGTTCACGCACCTTTCGAGAATGGCTCTGATTCCGTTCATCGCTTGCATCGCGTTTTTCCTTCAAGCTTGCCTAGCGACACCGGTACAAGCCGCTTCGAACGATTGTCCGAACATCGTTTTGATACTCGCCGACGACCTCGGGTTCTCGGACCTCGGGTGCTATGGCGGCGAAATCGATACGCCGAACTTGGATCGTTTGGCCGCTCGCGGCGTTCGCTTCACCCAGTTCTATAACACGTCACGTTGCTGGCCGACTCGGGCTGCGATGCTGACGGGCTACTACGCACAACAGGTCCGCCGCGACGTTTTGCCGGGCGTCAAAGGTCGAGGCCAAGGCGATCGACCGCACTGGGCGCCGCTGTTACCAGAGATATTGGCGTCCGCCGGTTACCGAAGCCATCACAGTGGAAAGTGGCACATCGATGGCGAACCGATCGAATCGGGTTTTGAACGTACTTACTATCTTCGTGATTTGGGACGACTGTTTCGGCCGCGAACTCACTCGATCGACGGCGACGCGATCGCCCCGGTGACATCGGACGATGACTACTACGCGACGTCCTTCATTGCCGATCGCACGATCGAATTTTTGCAAGATCATCAAGCAAAGTTCGCCGACCAGCCATTTTTGTCCTACGTCGCGTTTAGTGTTCCCCATTTTCCTCTTCAAGCGTCACCCGCCGACATCGCTAAGTACAAGGGCCGTTACGATCGCGGTTGGGACGTGATGCGAGAAGAACGATTCGCAAAGCTGAAACGCGAACTGAAAATTCCCGCATCGCTATCGCCCTTGGAGTCCGACATCGGACCTCCGTACCACTTTGACAATGTGCGCGAGACGTTCGGTGACAAAGAGATCGAACGCGAGATTGCGTGGGACGAATTGACGACCGAACAACAAGAATTTCAATCGATGAAGATGGAAATTCATGCCGCGATGGTTGACCGCATGGACCATGAAATCGGACGCATCTTGGAACAGGTCGACGCCATGGGGGCGACCGACAATACGATGGTGATTTTTCTATCCGACAATGGCGCATCGGCCGAATTGATGGTGCGTGGCGACGGCCATGATCCCCAAGCTGCCAACGGCAGTGCGGAAACCCACCTGTGTCTGGGCCCCGGATTCTCGCGCGCCGCGAACACGCCCTTTCGACGCCATAAGACTTGGGTTCACGAGGGCGGTTCGGCGACGCCGCTGATCGTCAGCTGGCCGGCCAATATTTTGGACGGCGGTGGGTTACGAGACCAAGTCGGCCACGTGATCGATCTTGTTCCAACGATTGTCGAAGCCGCCACCGGGAAAGCACCCCAGTCCGTTACCGACGATGCGCCGCCCCTGCCGGGCAAGAGCTTGTTGCCGGCAATGACTGGCAACCAAGATATCCAGCGAGACTATCTGTGGTGGCTGCACGACGGACACCGGGCACTACGGGTTGGCGACTTCAAGATCGTTTCGAGCGAGGGCCATCCGTGGGAACTGTACGACTTGAGTCTGGATCGGTCGGAATGCAGCGACTTGGCGGCCGACCAGCCAGGCCGATTGGCGGCAATGATCGAGACTTGGCAACGACATGCCGACGAAACGGCGAAAGTGGTATCAGCGATCAATTCGACTTCGAAATCGGGGAAATGA
- a CDS encoding polyprenyl synthetase family protein, whose protein sequence is MKMDLTSARQSDLPVPTAPTESRPTAARPLPNKIGSTRDFFRRLYGPIELPLAAVEDRIASELQSPYEAVGEVLRHGTQLGGKRLRPALVLLSGSAVGDMNDDHIVLGTVIEMVHTATLIHDDVLDDAETRRHVATVNAKWNNHTSILLGDYLFAQSYRLAATLSSTTACRWIGEAARLVCEGELRQVLGREKLDIDEASYFDMIRGKTAELCRVACELGAHHSGGSAEQVAAMGRYGNAVGIAFQIADDYLDLWGDDETVGKTLGTDIEQGKITLPLIRLLATANPSDRGRIERILRGPAKDRVELIRPFLQASDAREYTQSVAERFRGDAISELDFLEKSQSKASLLAIADFSVDRRF, encoded by the coding sequence ATGAAGATGGACCTGACATCCGCTCGGCAATCGGATTTACCTGTGCCGACTGCACCTACCGAGTCGAGACCGACCGCCGCTCGTCCGTTGCCCAACAAAATCGGGTCGACACGGGACTTTTTTCGGCGGCTGTATGGTCCAATCGAACTGCCGCTTGCCGCCGTCGAAGATCGTATCGCGAGTGAATTGCAGAGCCCCTACGAAGCCGTCGGCGAAGTGCTGAGGCACGGTACGCAATTGGGTGGCAAAAGACTGCGTCCGGCCCTGGTTCTGCTGTCTGGGTCGGCCGTTGGAGACATGAACGATGATCATATCGTGCTGGGAACAGTGATCGAGATGGTTCACACCGCGACCTTGATCCACGACGACGTTCTGGACGACGCCGAAACGCGTCGCCACGTCGCGACGGTCAATGCAAAGTGGAACAATCACACCAGCATTCTGTTGGGCGACTACCTTTTCGCACAGAGCTATCGGCTTGCCGCGACGTTGTCGTCAACGACGGCGTGTCGATGGATCGGTGAAGCCGCGCGGTTGGTGTGCGAGGGCGAATTGCGACAGGTGCTGGGCCGCGAGAAACTGGACATCGACGAAGCGAGCTACTTCGACATGATCCGTGGCAAAACGGCGGAACTTTGCCGTGTCGCGTGTGAACTCGGCGCACATCACAGCGGCGGCAGCGCCGAGCAAGTTGCGGCAATGGGCCGTTACGGAAACGCCGTCGGCATCGCCTTCCAGATTGCCGACGATTACTTGGATCTTTGGGGGGATGACGAAACGGTTGGAAAAACGTTGGGTACAGACATCGAGCAGGGCAAAATCACCCTGCCGCTGATTCGATTGCTGGCGACGGCAAATCCGTCCGACCGGGGCCGAATCGAGCGAATCCTGCGAGGACCGGCGAAGGACCGCGTCGAACTGATTCGGCCATTCTTGCAAGCCAGCGACGCTCGGGAATACACGCAATCGGTGGCCGAGCGATTCAGGGGCGATGCGATTTCGGAACTGGATTTCTTGGAAAAATCCCAATCCAAGGCGTCGCTGCTGGCAATCGCCGACTTCAGCGTCGACCGTCGGTTTTAG
- a CDS encoding DUF58 domain-containing protein, translating to MAKDQQQRDFLDPTVLAGLAGLPLMARRPMRGTVSGMHISPNRGASVEFAEYRKYVPGDDLRRLDWRAHGRSDRYYVKEFEADTNLRCSLVLDTSGSMEFGSGETTKIQYARKIVAAIAYLAVQQGDAVGLSCVADSIREHLPTRRNPSHLRTLFDLLEKTQGRGETELVDVLHEVAETTSQGAMVIVISDFFVDPDQLRNCFEHLRFRKHDLSIFHLLDPMELNFTFQRPTRFLDMEGGASVFAEPSEIADRYQSAIAEYLDKLQKIVVETGVDYHRVSIDERYQDVLTSFLTRRATARRVR from the coding sequence ATGGCCAAGGATCAACAACAACGCGATTTTCTCGATCCGACCGTGCTGGCCGGTTTGGCGGGGCTACCCTTGATGGCACGTCGGCCGATGCGGGGCACGGTTTCGGGCATGCACATCAGCCCCAATCGTGGCGCCAGTGTCGAGTTCGCCGAGTATCGCAAGTACGTTCCGGGCGACGACCTTCGTCGACTCGATTGGCGGGCGCACGGTCGCAGTGACCGTTACTACGTCAAAGAATTCGAAGCCGATACGAATCTTCGCTGCTCGTTGGTGCTGGACACCAGCGGTTCGATGGAATTCGGTTCGGGTGAGACGACGAAGATCCAGTACGCACGAAAGATTGTCGCCGCGATCGCTTACTTGGCTGTCCAGCAAGGTGACGCGGTCGGTTTGTCGTGTGTCGCCGATTCGATTCGCGAACACCTGCCGACGCGGCGCAATCCGTCGCACCTGCGAACCCTGTTCGACCTGCTCGAAAAAACTCAGGGCCGCGGCGAAACGGAACTGGTGGACGTGCTGCACGAAGTTGCCGAGACGACGTCGCAGGGTGCGATGGTGATCGTAATCTCGGACTTCTTCGTCGATCCAGATCAACTCAGAAACTGTTTCGAGCATCTGCGATTTCGCAAACACGATCTTTCGATTTTCCATTTGCTTGATCCGATGGAGTTGAACTTCACGTTCCAACGTCCGACGCGTTTCTTGGATATGGAAGGCGGCGCGTCGGTGTTTGCCGAACCCAGTGAAATCGCGGATCGTTACCAAAGTGCGATTGCGGAATACTTGGACAAACTACAAAAAATCGTCGTGGAAACCGGCGTCGATTATCATCGCGTCAGCATTGACGAACGCTACCAAGACGTGCTGACCAGCTTTCTGACGCGGCGCGCGACTGCACGGAGGGTTCGATGA
- a CDS encoding BatA domain-containing protein — protein sequence MSFLQPWMLFALPLAALPVIIHLINQRRYQTTQWAAMMFLLAANRMNRGYARIRQWTILALRTMVIAALIFAVGRPLSSGLIGGAIGGNGSANTIVLLDRSPSMQQRDASGELTKLQSGVAKVTQTLTTLDAQRIVLIESNRSEPKELSKASELLDVPESGPSDASADMPAMMLAALDHIRDGELGQTDVWIVSDLRESDWSAKDGRWASLRDAFAEFGRRVRFRLLAFPESESVNRSIRVSDVVLRSSGDDPHLTLSINLIGNQDAQAKTQTVPITIEIEGARSTVEVAFDGSSAELKGHRIAVPREQGRGWGRVSIPADANGADNDFYFTFDVAPPRRSLIVTDDDQVGRVLKLAAEIPSDVDVQCVADVVSPDGLAAVDWQTIAMVLWHGDVSKSERATIERFVGRGGTVIFLPGPNGNGTNGNGTDGNAELPFGVKWGAWQAEKDPVSIASWRGDADLLSATLSGTSLPVGGIRIERFAAIDGEVTPLATLVGGKPLLGRVATPRGGVYLLATTPSADDSSLAADGVVLYVMIQRALESGARSLRNIGQQTSGESDADAAANFNPIASRDDRMSTERAFTAGVYVDDAKWLAINRGRAEDQSPVVDDTAVDQLFGDLVLDRIDQSAGNTNSIVEEVWRAFLVIMLIAMIGEACLCLPRHTVDSRSSLPKGVAA from the coding sequence ATGAGCTTCCTGCAACCGTGGATGTTGTTCGCGTTGCCATTGGCGGCGTTGCCCGTCATTATCCACTTGATCAACCAACGACGTTATCAAACGACCCAGTGGGCGGCGATGATGTTCTTGTTGGCCGCCAATCGAATGAATCGCGGATATGCGCGAATCCGCCAATGGACGATCTTGGCTCTACGAACGATGGTGATCGCGGCCTTAATATTCGCCGTCGGGCGGCCGCTGAGTTCTGGCTTGATCGGCGGCGCCATCGGCGGAAACGGTTCGGCCAACACCATTGTCCTGTTAGACCGTTCGCCGTCGATGCAACAACGCGATGCCTCGGGCGAATTGACGAAGTTGCAGTCTGGCGTCGCAAAGGTCACCCAAACGCTTACCACGTTGGACGCCCAACGCATCGTTCTGATCGAAAGCAATCGCAGCGAACCGAAAGAGCTTTCGAAAGCTAGTGAATTGTTGGACGTTCCTGAATCGGGACCCTCCGACGCATCGGCGGACATGCCGGCGATGATGCTGGCGGCGCTCGACCATATTCGGGACGGCGAATTGGGTCAGACTGACGTTTGGATCGTCTCGGATCTACGTGAGAGTGACTGGAGTGCCAAGGACGGACGTTGGGCGTCGCTGCGGGATGCGTTCGCCGAGTTTGGCCGTCGCGTTCGGTTTCGTTTGTTGGCGTTTCCCGAATCGGAAAGCGTCAACCGATCGATTCGCGTCAGCGACGTGGTGCTGCGATCATCCGGCGATGATCCCCATTTAACCTTGTCGATCAACTTGATCGGAAACCAGGACGCTCAAGCGAAAACGCAAACGGTTCCGATTACGATCGAAATCGAAGGAGCTCGATCGACGGTCGAAGTCGCGTTCGACGGCTCGTCGGCGGAACTGAAGGGACATCGAATTGCGGTCCCGCGCGAGCAAGGACGGGGTTGGGGACGAGTTTCGATTCCCGCGGATGCGAACGGCGCGGACAACGATTTCTATTTTACGTTCGACGTCGCGCCGCCTCGACGTTCGTTGATCGTGACGGACGATGACCAAGTCGGCAGGGTGCTGAAACTGGCCGCCGAAATTCCGTCGGATGTCGACGTGCAGTGCGTCGCCGACGTGGTGTCGCCCGACGGTTTGGCCGCAGTCGATTGGCAAACGATTGCGATGGTTCTTTGGCATGGCGACGTGTCAAAGAGCGAACGGGCCACGATCGAGCGATTTGTCGGGCGTGGCGGCACGGTGATCTTCTTACCCGGCCCCAATGGAAATGGAACCAATGGAAATGGAACCGATGGAAATGCCGAGCTCCCGTTCGGTGTGAAGTGGGGCGCGTGGCAGGCCGAAAAGGATCCCGTTTCGATCGCGTCATGGCGTGGCGATGCCGATTTGTTGTCCGCGACATTGTCGGGCACATCGCTTCCCGTGGGTGGCATTCGCATCGAGAGGTTTGCGGCGATCGACGGTGAGGTCACTCCGCTGGCGACACTGGTCGGTGGAAAACCGTTGTTGGGTCGAGTAGCGACACCTCGCGGTGGCGTCTATCTTTTGGCAACAACCCCGTCGGCTGATGACTCGTCGCTGGCCGCCGATGGTGTCGTCTTGTACGTCATGATCCAGCGTGCACTCGAATCCGGTGCCCGGTCGCTTCGCAACATCGGACAACAAACTTCAGGCGAGTCGGACGCCGACGCCGCAGCAAACTTCAATCCGATCGCTAGCCGTGACGATCGCATGTCAACCGAACGTGCTTTTACGGCTGGTGTGTATGTCGACGATGCGAAATGGTTGGCGATCAACCGTGGTCGCGCCGAAGATCAATCGCCGGTCGTCGACGACACGGCGGTTGACCAATTGTTCGGCGACCTGGTGCTGGATCGAATTGATCAGTCGGCGGGTAACACCAACTCCATTGTTGAAGAAGTCTGGCGGGCGTTCTTGGTCATCATGCTGATCGCGATGATTGGCGAGGCGTGTTTATGTTTGCCTCGCCACACCGTCGATAGCCGATCATCGCTGCCCAAGGGAGTCGCCGCGTGA
- a CDS encoding AAA family ATPase, with protein MSQTVSAANESLSDDDVQAVDRLGQAHAQLCDELSRVVVGQRDTIDQLLVCLFARRHALLMGVPGLAKTLLVSKLAETMSLKFSRIQFTPDLMPMDITGTDILQDDGQGRREFQFAHGPLFANIILADEINRAPPKTQAAMLEAMQEQRITVVGKSFDLPPPFMVLATQNPVEQEGTYPLPEAQLDRFMSLIELDYPSEDEEIAIARTTTGGSLPTLKHLMTPDDIIAHQDLVRRIPVPDHIYTDAARLVRKTRPAGGTAPAWLLPLVSWGAGPRAVQDLILGAKSRAALEGSYMVRSEDVRYVAKCVLTHRLITTFAAQAEGLTARDIVERLLAED; from the coding sequence ATGTCTCAGACGGTCTCGGCAGCAAACGAATCGCTCAGCGACGATGACGTTCAAGCGGTCGATCGTTTGGGCCAAGCCCACGCCCAGCTTTGCGATGAACTGTCGCGAGTCGTCGTCGGGCAACGCGATACAATCGATCAGTTGTTGGTCTGTCTGTTTGCACGGCGGCACGCGCTGTTGATGGGTGTGCCCGGATTGGCCAAGACGCTGTTGGTCAGCAAGTTGGCCGAAACGATGTCGTTGAAGTTTAGCCGTATCCAGTTCACGCCCGACTTGATGCCGATGGACATCACCGGCACCGATATCCTGCAAGACGACGGGCAAGGCCGGCGTGAATTTCAGTTCGCGCACGGTCCGTTGTTCGCCAACATCATCTTGGCCGACGAAATCAACCGCGCGCCTCCCAAGACTCAGGCGGCGATGTTGGAAGCGATGCAAGAACAACGGATCACCGTCGTGGGCAAGTCGTTCGATTTGCCGCCGCCGTTCATGGTCTTGGCGACTCAAAATCCGGTCGAACAAGAGGGCACGTACCCGCTTCCCGAAGCGCAGTTGGATCGATTCATGTCGTTGATCGAATTGGATTATCCGTCGGAGGATGAAGAGATTGCGATCGCGAGAACGACGACGGGCGGAAGTCTGCCGACGTTGAAACACTTGATGACGCCCGACGACATCATTGCTCACCAAGACTTGGTGCGTCGTATCCCTGTTCCGGATCACATCTATACGGACGCGGCCCGTTTGGTTCGCAAGACCCGACCCGCCGGTGGAACGGCGCCGGCATGGTTGTTGCCGCTGGTTTCGTGGGGTGCAGGACCGCGAGCGGTCCAGGATTTGATTTTGGGCGCTAAGTCACGCGCTGCGCTTGAAGGATCGTATATGGTTCGCAGCGAGGACGTTCGCTACGTCGCGAAATGCGTGCTGACGCATCGATTGATCACGACCTTCGCGGCCCAGGCCGAAGGTTTGACGGCTCGCGATATCGTGGAACGTTTGCTGGCCGAGGATTGA